A genomic stretch from Mastacembelus armatus chromosome 12, fMasArm1.2, whole genome shotgun sequence includes:
- the pnpla7a gene encoding patatin-like phospholipase domain-containing protein 7a isoform X1, translating into MDCNTEKDGDLCKWAGSMLGSSKNDFRARVLQFVEDRLQTTMLTGVLIGAAVAVSLIGIVVLFLYRRVKLSREQQPGVPHYRFRKRDKVLFYGRKIMRKVQTLSALPPPTSTSTSVSKQPQRIRKRTKVLSIARRILRIRKDPPTLQPKEPPPSLLEADLTEFDVQSSNLPSEVLYMLKNVRVLGHFEKPLFLELCRHMVFIELQEGEGLFRPGDDDDSIYVVQDGRLELCIQENDGTEPVVKDVLPGDSVHSLLSILDTITGYPAPYKTVLVRAATRSTVLRLPASAFESVFRQYPETLVRVIQIIMVRLQRVTFLALHNYLGLTTELFNPESQAVPLSNVNSVMMGEANSGKMTRRLHFQDELPAGTTDTPAETDGVKDSLSSSYRKARSMSMPADCPGNDLNMAYERARVTIDEPPPSPVTHKSSLKKCVTMLHTPSEVFHYTDSGGHSDAIHLSKSSTLLQAAKKDLLGIIQLQDPSLLDGRVTLHQVKAGSVVARQGDQEVSIQFVISGLLHVYQRMIDREEETRLFVTHPGELVGQLAVLTGEPLIFTVRAQRDCSFLSISKTHFYEIMRVEPNVVLNVAHTVVRRMSSFVRQIDFALDWMAVEAGRAVYRQGEKSDSTFIVLSGRLRSVIMKEDGKKELIGEYGRGDLIGVEESCHCSFCDGGNNLIIKVEALTHQNRATTVHAVRDSELAKLPEGALNSIKRKFPQVVTRLIHLLGQKILQQVNCPLTARSLALHTPGSQWDAGNQASNLSTVTVLPVSEDVPLTTFTLELQHALIAIGPTLLLTSDIIKQRLGVAALDSVHEYRLSSWLGQQEDIHRIVLYQTDYTLTPWTQRCIRQADCIIIVGLGEQDPVVGELERMLEGSAVRAQKQLVLLHREDGPPPKGTVDWLNMRSWISRHLHLSCPRRVFSKRSLPKLLELYHRVFEKPADRHSDFSRLARVLTGNAIALILGGGGARGCSQVGLMRALCEAGIPVDLIGGTSIGSLMGALYAEDRSHSRMRVRAKEWAMEMTSVFKKVLDLTYPVTSMFSGATFNSSISNVFKSKQIEDLWIPYFNITTDITASSMRVHTDGSLWRYVRASMSLSGYMPPLCDPKDGHLLMDGGYINNLPADVARSMGAKVVIAIDVGSRDETNLTNYGDSLSGWWLLWKRLNPLAEKVKVLNMAEIQTRLAYVCCVRQLESVKNSDYCEYIRPPIDRYRTLEFGKFDEIAEVGYQHGKTVFDVWSRSGVVENMLKDRHQEFHKTQIKNNVVTCPNASFTDLAEIVSRIEPVKPALVDADESDYHTDYEEEAVESALSDMELYNRSGEHTEGEETADTDEELEGKRSHRTTPIPAAALSSLPFPDSRQDMPSNQKVPPQ; encoded by the exons ATGGACTGCAAtacagagaaagatggagacttgtgcaaaTGGGCTGGTTCA ATGCTGGGGAGCAGCAAAAATGACTTCAGAGCACGAGTACTACAGTTTGTGGAGGATAGGTTGCAGACCACTATG CTCACAGGTGTCCTGATTGGAGCTGCAGTTGCCGTCTCGCTGATTGGGATTGTTGTTCTCTTCCTTTACAGGAGAGTCAAGCTTTCCC GTGAACAACAGCCTGGTGTACCTCACTATCGTTTCAGAAAAAGAGATAAAGTGCTCTTTTATGGAAGGAAGATAATGCGAAAG gtccAGACCCTGTCTGCCCTTCCTCCTCCCACCTCTACCTCTACCTCAGTATCAAAGCAGCCACAACGCATACGCAAAAGAACCAAAGTGCTAAGCATAGCTCGCAG GATTCTCAGGATTCGAAAAGACCCTCCCACTCTGCAGCCCAAGGAACCTCCTCCTTCACTGTTGGAGGCTGACCTAACAGAGTTTGATGTACAGAGCTCAAACCTGCCTTCTGAGGTTCTTTATATGCTGAAGAATGTCAG GGTCTTGGGTCATTTTGAGAAGCCCCTTTTTCTGGAGCTGTGTCGCCATATGGTATTTATTGAGTTGCAGGAGGGTGAAGGTCTCTTCAGGCCAGGAGATGACGACGACAGCATCTACGTGGTCCAGGATGGACGACTTGAGCTCTGCATTCAAGAGAAT gaTGGCACAGAACCAGTTGTGAAGGATGTGCTCCCAGGAGACAGTGTCCACAGCCTACTCAGTATTCTGGACACCATCACT GGCTATCCAGCTCCATATAAGACAGTGTTAGTACGGGCAGCAACTCGGTCCACGGTGTTACGTTTACCTGCATCGGCCTTTGAGTCAGTTTTTAGGCAATATCCAGAGACTCTTGTACGCGTCATTCAG ATAATCATGGTGCGCCTCCAAAGAGTCACCTTCTTGGCATTACATAACTATCTGGGCCTAACAACTGAGCTCTTCAACCCG GAGAGTCAGGCAGTGCCCTTGTCCAATGTAAACAGTGTGATGATGGGAGAGGCAAATTCTGGGAAGATGACTCGTCGGCTGCACTTCCAGGATGAGTTACCTGCTGGGACCACAGATACCCCCGCAGAAACAg ATGGTGTAAAGGACAGCCTTTCAAGCAGCTACAGGAAGGCTCGATCCATGTCAATGCCTGCTGACTGCCCAG GTAATGACCTGAACATGGCTTATGAACGAGCTCGAGTCACTATAGATGAGCCTCCACCCAGTCCTGTCACTCACAAA TCCAGTCTGAAGAAGTGTGTGACTATGCTGCACACGCCTTCTGAAGTGTTTCACTACACAGACAGTGGGGGGCACTCTGATGCCATCCACCTCAGTAAGAGCAGCACACTTCTGCAAGCTGCTAAGAAGGACCTGCTGGGAATCATCCAGCTGCAG GATCCCAGTCTCCTTGACGGCAGAGTGACACTCCATCAGGTCAAAGCTGGTTCTGTGGTTGCCCGTCAAGGAGACCAG GAGGTGAGCATTCAGTTTGTGATTTCTGGCCTCCTCCATGTTTACCAGCGGATGATTGACCGTGAAGAAGAGACACGCCTGTTTGTGACACACCCTGGAGAGCTTGTCGGTCAGCTTGCTGTCTTGACTGGAGAGCCTCTCATATTCACTGTCCGAGCTCAGCGAGACTGCAGCTTCCTCTCCATTTCCAAAACCCACTTCTATGA GATAATGCGTGTGGAGCCAAATGTAGTGCTGAATGTTGCTCACACAGTGGTGAGGAGGATGTCATCTTTTGTCAGACAGATAGACTTTGCCCTCGACTGGATGGCTGTGGAAGCTGGCAGGGCTGTTTACAG gcaagGAGAGAAATCGGACAGTACTTTCATAGTGCTGAGTGGTCGACTGCGCTCTGTAATCATGAAAGAGGATGGCAAGAAGGAGCTGATAGGAGAGTATGGGCGTGGTGACCTGATTGGAGTG GAGGAAAGCTGTCATTGCAGCTTCTGTGATGGTGGGAATAACCTTATTATAAAG GTGGAAGCCTTGACCCATCAGAACAGAGCCACCACAGTGCACGCTGTACGAGACTCTGAGCTGGCCAAGCTGCCTGAAGGAGCTCTCAACTCCATTAAAAGAAAGTTCCCACAG GTTGTCACCAGGTTAATCCACTTACTTGGCCAGAAGATCCTCCAGCAGGTTAATTGTCCCCTGACAG CTCGCAGTTTAGCCCTCCACACTCCAGGTAGTCAGTGGGATGCAGGAAACCAAGCCTCCAACCTCTCCACTGTAACAGTCCTACCTGTATCAGAGGATGTACCTCTCACTACCTTTACCCTGGAACTGCAGCATGCACTCATTGCAAtag GCCCTACTCTTCTGCTGACCAGTGATATTATCAAGCAGCGACTGGGAGTTGCAGCACTAGACAG TGTTCATGAGTACCGTCTGTCCAGCTGGCTGGGCCAACAAGAAGACATCCATCGCATAGTTCTTTACCAGACAGACTATACGCTGACCCCGTGGACACAGCGATGTATCCGTCAAGCCGACTGCATCATCATTGTGGGGCTAGGGGAGCAGGACCCTGTTGTTGGGGAG CTGGAGCGTATGTTGGAAGGAAGCGCAGTGCGTGCCCAGAAGCAGCTGGTGCTGTTGCACAGAGAAGACGGCCCTCCACCCAAAGGAACTGTGGACTGGCTCAACATGCGAAGCTGGATCTCCAGACACCTTCACCTCTCCTGTCCTCGAAGGGTCTTCTCAAAGAGGAGCCTGCCCAAACTG TTGGAGCTGTACCATCGTGTGTTCGAGAAGCCAGCAGACCGCCACTCTGACTTCTCCCGTCTGGCTCGGGTCCTTACGGGCAATGCAATCGCCCTCATCCTAGGAGGGGGTGGGGCCCG GGGCTGTTCTCAGGTGGGGTTAATGCGAGCTCTTTGTGAGGCCGGCATCCCAGTGGACCTCATTGGCGGCACTTCTATAGGGTCCCTGATGGGTGCGCTATATGCAGAGGACCGTAGCCACAGCCGCATGAGAGTGAGGGCCAAAGAATGGGCAATG GAAATGACATCAGTGTTTAAGAAGGTTCTGGATTTGACGTACCCAGTCACCTCCATGTTCTCTGGTGCTACCTTCAACTCCAGCATTAGCAATGTCTTCAAGAGTAAACAAATTGAG GACCTTTGGATCCCATATTTCAACATCACAACTGACATCACTGCCTCATCCATGAGAGTACACACCGATG GTTCTCTGTGGCGGTATGTTCGAGCAAGCATGTCTCTGTCGGGGTATATGCCTCCTCTCTGTGACCCCAAAGATGGACACTTACTGATGGATGGAGGCTACATCAACAACCTACCTG CTGATGTGGCACGCTCCATGGGTGCCAAAGTAGTGATAGCTATTGACGTGGGCAGTCGGGATGAAACCAACCTCACTAATTATGGCGACTCGCTCTCTGGCTGGTGGCTGCTATGGAAACGCCTCAACCCCCTTGCTGAGAAAGTTAAG GTATTGAACATGGCAGAGATTCAGACTCGGCTTGCCTATGTGTGCTGTGTCAGACAGCTGGAGTCTGTCAAGAACAGTGACTACTGCGAATATATCAGACCTCCAATCGACAGATACCGCACTCTTGAGTTTGGCAAGTTTGATGAGATTGCT gagGTGGGATACCAGCACGGCAAGACTGTATTTGATGTCTGGAGTCGCAGTGGAGTGGTGGAGAACATGCTGAAAGACAGACACCAGGAGTTCCACAAAACCCAAATCAAGAACAAT GTGGTGACATGTCCCAATGCTTCCTTCACTGACCTGGCAGAAATTGTGTCCCGCATCGAGCCTGTCAAACCTGCTCTGGTGGATG CAGACGAGTCAGACTACCACACTGACTATGAAGAGGAGGCAGTGGAGAGTGCTCTGTCTGACATGGAGCTATATAATCGCTCTGGAGAGCACACTGAAGGGGAGGAGACTGCTGACACG GATGAAGAGCTCGAAGGGAAACGTTCACACCGCACTACTCCCATACCAGCAGCTGCCCTCAGCTCCCTGCCCTTTCCTGACAGCCGACAGGACATGCCCTCAAACCAGAAAGTACCTCCCCAATAG